The Sulfitobacter sp. SK011 genome contains the following window.
CTAATGACGAGTTAACGGGCATGTTGCTCTACAAAGACGGTAGCTTCATGCAAGTTCTTGAAGGAGAAAAACAAAAGGTCTTATCCACCTTTTCTCGGATCCAGAAAGATACCCGCCACAAAGACATTTTCTTGTTGCGGGAAAGGGAAATGGATGGCCGTAATTTTGATGGATGGTCTATGGGTTTCAGGTCAGTAAAAACCTTAGATCTAAAGAATGAACCAGCATTTTCGCAACTTAGCGGAGAACTTTTTTCTTCTCGCACCTATTCAGACAATCCCCACATTGCATTAAAATTACTAAAATCTTTCCACCAAAACACACGTTAAGAATCTTCAAAATTGGCAACGCATTTTGTTTCTTTTCGCCCTACCGCAAACTTCGGTCTTATCCCGCTGACCGACGTTATAGTCGACAAAATGCTATCCATTGCAGAAATGGCTGCAATGACGGGACGCACAGCGGCATATTGAGGTGGTGGCTAATGTCGGCAATGGGCCGGATGCACCAGTTGGACTTCACCACACGAAGGTTTGCAAAGTCCCGCATTGCGGTCCTAGGTGTAACCCAAATGCTGCAACATCGATGAGTGTCCGCTTTGCGGAAGCTGCAACGCGGCGATCTGGGGCATGATGAAAGGCAACTTTGGGCCGTGAGCCACAATAGATTATTGGTATGGTAGCAGTGTTGCCGCAGGGCAGAGAACAGAAGGCCCGGGCCTGCACCCTACGCGGCATCCGCCTTGTTCGTCCTGCTGTCCGTGGCCCCAGCCCAGCACGCGCGCCTCAAGAGAAGGTATCAATTGACTGCCCGCTCTTTTGCGCACAGCGCTCGTTTTGACTGTGCTTCGATCTGCTGCTTCGTCCTTATGCGGCGGGAGAAATGGCGTAGAGTGAAATTTTCCGGTATCATCGCGCGTGAAAGCCTGTCACCCGTGATAAGGGCGGCATTTTTCACCTTCAGGAGTACTTGGCGATGGTAAGTTCGCTCCGGCTTGCATTGGCCTTTGCATTTGTCTCAAACTTCGCGACCGCTGAACCGTTACCCATATTGAATCTCGAACCCGAAGCAACAACCGTGTCCGGATCGTCCAGCGGAGCATTCATGGCTGTGCAACTGCAAGTCGCTTTTTCGAGCGCCATCTCGGGCGCGGGTATTGTCGCGGGTGGGCCATATGACTGCGCGGATCAATCGCTATGGCGCGCGCTCTTTGTGTGCATGGATCCGTTTTTTGTCGATGCCGACCCGGACAGTTCCTTTGAAGCGATAAAAGCCCTAGCGGCAGAGAACCGCATAGACCCGCTGCAGGATATCTTGCCCGACAGGCTGTATCTGTTTCATGGCAAAGCCGACGACACCGTTGCCCGATCGACCATGGACGCCTTGAGGCAGACTTATGAGTTGCTCGGCGTGACTGCAGCAAACATGATCTATGTGACAGATGTCGATGTCGGGCACGGATTTGTCACCGAGCAGGGACCCGTGGCCTGCGATACGACCCGCCCAGATTTCCTCATTGATTGTGATTTTGATCAGGCAGGCGATATTCTGAACCAGCTTTACGGAGACCTCTCGCCTCCGGTTCATGTAAGAGACCAGGGGTTCGTGATTTTCGACCAGGCTGTGTATACCGAAGGTGCCCCCGGCATGGACGATCTTGCCTTTGTCTATGTCCCGGCTGACTGCACTGCGGGCGAAAGCTGCCGCCTGCACATAGCACTGCATGGCTGCCAGCAAGGGCGACAGGTTATCGGAGAGAATTACGCACGGCTGACGGGCTACAACCAATGGGCCGAGGCAAACAGGATCGTTGTGCTTTATCCACAGGCTCTAAGGATACCGGCACCTTGGTACAACTGGTTTTCCGGAAATCCGAACGGGTGCTGGGATTGGTGGGGCTATTCGGGGCCGGACTATTTGAGTCGAACGGCCCCACAAATGTCCGCCGTCGCACGGATGGCAGCCGCAATTGGCGCGCCACTTCAGCAATAAAGTATTTCTCTTTTTTGGCCGACATTGCTGACCGCAAAACGAAACCTTGCTTTGTATGCAGACCGACATCTTGAATCATAAAATGCTGCGCTCAGCACGAATGACCGAAATGACGGGCCGCACCGCAGCATCGAGAAGTCATTGTGAAGGTCGGCAATGGGCCGTCCGCGGCGTTAAGGGACCCCATGGCTTAGCTCGATGCTGCGGTGGCTCCGAGGTCAGCAAAGAGCCCTAACCGACGAATGCTGCGCCAAGATCGAACGGCAGCAATGCGCAGTAACCCCGGACACTCTGTGAGCGAGCGCTAAGTGTGCTGGAGTGCTCCCATAGCGCGATCAGATACAACATCACGATTGCCCAGTAATATCTTGGCGGCGGAACCAGCCCGCCGCCATAACTAATCCGGAAAATTCCACAATCCGGCGGTCCAAAGAGTGGAGCACCGCAAAAACCAACCAAAACGAGCGACGCCGGACTACTCTGGTTCGATCACAACTACATAATAAATAATGGTCAGAGCAATAATACTCCAAGCAGCACGAATGCACCTATGAAAATCGTCTCGGCGATAATCAAAATAATGGCTTGGCTGCCAACATCAAAGATTCGCTTGAGCGAGGTTTTTATGCTCACTGCAGCAATCGAAACCAAAAGAGCCCAGCGGGACAAGCTGGACATGGCGTTCACGATAGATGCCGCGATCAGACCCACCGAATTCATTGCCGCGAAGATCAGAAACCCGATGACGAACAGGGGCAGGATGGGCGGGCGTGTCTCGTCACTCTCCTGTGCAGTAGCACTGCGGCGCACCAGAACGGAAATGACAAGCACAACTGGCGCCAGCGTGGCCACGCGGATCAGCTTGACCAGAGTGGCTACTTCGCCAGTCTGATCCGAAACAGAAAAACCAGCGCCAACCACTTGTGCCACGTCATGAATGGTTCCGCCAAGGAACACGCCCGCGACCTCGGGGCTGAACGCAAAAAGCTCGCACAGGATCGGATAGACGATCATTGCGATGGTTGACAGAACCGTAACTGACAGAACGGTAAAGATCAGGTTGCGTTCGGACTGCTCGTTTTTGGGTAGAACTGCCGAGATTGCCATCGCGGCGGAGGCTCCGCAAATTGCCACTGACCCACCTGTCAGCAGGCCAAAGCGCCAACCGCGATTCAGAAGCCGCGCGCCGAGGAGCCCGAAGAAAATGGTCACGATTACCCCTACGACAACGAGCGCAATCAGATCAAATCCGAGCCCGACCATAAGGTCGAGACTGATCCGAGCGCCCATCAACGCTACGCCAAGGCGCAGCACTGTGCGGGAGGTGAATGCGACCCCGGCTTTGCAGGCCCCATCTTCGCCCAGGAAGTTGAACGCTATCCCCAGCAACAACGCCATGAGCATGGCGGGCGCACCGTAATGCTCTGACAGAAATTGGGCGGCCGCGGCGACGACAAAGGACACAAGAAACCCTTGGCCATTCTCACGCGTAAAGGCGCTAAATCGCTGAAGAATTTTAAGGGCAGGAACAACGGGCTGCATTGGTAAAACCTTTGTCTAGTGTGCGTTTTCCCAAGGCTGAAGGCAAATGGTTTAGAATGAGAAACTAGGCCACCCCGATCTGCGAGGCAGCCCAATAGTTGGAAAAAACAATCTTGGAAGCAGGTTCCGATTAAGTAGTGATCCAGATCGTCTTGGTCTGCATATATTGCGCCAATGCTTCGGTGCCGTTGTCGCGGGCTAGCGAACCTGACATTTTGTAGCCGCCAAACGGTGTTTTGATATCGCCTTCGGAAAAGCCGTTGACCGACACTGTGCCGCAAGGCAGTGAACGGGCCATGTGGAGCGCTCGGTCGATATCGCGCGTAAAGACAGTCGCGTGCAGGCCGTATTCGGTGTCGCTCGCAATCGCGAGCGCTTCGGCATCCGATCTGACCGACATGATCCCAAGCACCGGGCCAAAGATTTCCTCGCGAGCGATTTTCATGTCGGGTGTAACAGCTTCAAACACGGTCGGTTCAATGAAAAAGCCGGGCAGGTCGCTGTTGCCACCCATGATTTTGCGCGCACCCTGGTCCATACCGCTCTGGATATAATCCATCACCATGGTCTTGTGATCCTTGGTGATCATCGAGCCGATATCGGTTGACGGGTCCAGCGGATCGCCAAGACGGAAGGCTTTGACCCTTTCACAGACGCGGGCGGTAAATTCTTCGACCAGAGGTGCCGCGATAAGTTGGCGCATGTTAGCCGAGCAGTTCTGCCCACCGTTCCAGAACGCCGACATGGCGGCGTGTTCGATCAGATCATCGGTGATCGGCGCGTCGTCAAGCACGATAAAAGGGCTCTTGCCGCCCATCTCAAGACCAACGCCTTTGAGGTTGCTGTCGCCGGAATAGCGCATGAACATCCGGCCCACCTCTGTCGAGCCAGTGAAGGACAGGGTGTCGATGTCATTGTGCAGGCCGATTGCCTTGCCTGCGGTATGGCCATAGCCCGGAATGATGTTGATGACGCCCGGGGGAACTCCGGCCTCTTCCATGAGCTGAGCCAGACGGATGGTTGTCAGGGGAGTCTGCTCAGCCGGTTTGATAACTGCAGAACACCCGACCGTAAGCGCAGGCGCGATCTTCCATGCCGCCATGACCAGAGGGAAATTCCAAGGTAGGACCGCGCCTGCAATCCCAGCAGGTTCGTGAGTTATGAGGCCCATTGCACCGGGGCCGGTGGGTGCGATCTTGCCAAAGGTCTTGTCGGCGAGTTCCGCATACCACTGGAAAAACTTTGGCACGTCTGTGCCGATCTCATGCAGGCAGTCGGTGATAGTCTTGCCGGTATCGAGGCTTTCGAGAACCGCCAGCTCATTGGTGTGTTTACGTACAAGGGCGGCTACTTTCAGCAGCACCTCCTTACGGTGTTCAGGCTCGGCACGCGACCATGTGCCATCGTTGAACACCCGGCGAGCGGCGGCGACGGCTCGGTCGACATCGGCCGATTTGCAGTGTGCGACCTCGGCCAGAACCTGGCCTGTAGCCGGGTTTATCGTGTTAAACTTGTCGCCATCGGCCGCATCGCAAAATTTGCCGTCGATATAGGCCTGCCCACTCGGGGTGAGTTTGGCAGCGATGGCTTGGAATTCGGAATGTGTTAGTGTCATCGGGTGGCTCCGTTGTATTATTTGCGCAAGCTGCGCGCGAATGTACGAATGTCGTTGAGCAGCATTTCGGGCTCTTCCATCGCTGCGAAATGGCCGCCGCGGGGCATTTCTGTCCAATGTTGGATGTCATAGATGCGCTCAGCATAAGACCTTGGCGGCCAACGCAGCATTTCCTTCGGGAAGACTGCACAGCCGGTCGGCACTTCGACGCGGGCCCCCTCTGGCGAGAGAATGCGCCCGCCTTCTTCGCGCCGACCATAATAGATCCAGGATGCGGAATTGAATGTGCGCGTGGTGATATAGATCATGATATTGGTCAGCAGCTCATCCTTGGAATGCGCGTTTTCAATGCCACCTACCGGCACATCCGACCAGTCATGGAACTTTTCCACCAGCCAAGCCGCAATGCCCACTGGGCTGTCCATCATCGCATAGCTGAGCGTTTGCGGACGGGTCGCCTGCTGGGTGCGATAACCGTTTTGCATGATCTGATCACGGTCGAACTGTTCTTCCCATGCCACCTCCTCGGGCGTTTGCGTCCCGTCGGGATGGCGCATGGTCAGGACGTTGATGTGGATAGCCGAGCAGGCTGGTGCATGGTCATATCCCAGCCAGGAACAGATCGCGCCGCCCCAATCACCGCCCTGTGCGAGATAGCCGTCGATGCCCAAAGTGTCGGTCATCAAGGAATTGATGACGCTCGCCATTTTTCGCGGGCCATAGGGGCGCGGGGGGCGTTCGGAAAAACCAAAGCCGGGCAAGGATGGCGCGATGACGGTGAAGGCATCGCTGACATCGCCACCAAACCGTTCAGGATGGGCCAGCGGTTCTATTAAATGAAAGAACTCGGCCACTGACCCGGGCCAGCCATGGCTGATCATCAGGGGCATCGGGTTAGGCCCGCTGCCCGGCTCATAGATGAAATGCATGTCGATGTCGTCGACCGGTGTCTTGAAATGCGAAAAGCTGTTGATGCGCGCCTCCTGTGCGCGCCAGTCGAAGCCATCGACCCAATATGCGCAAAGCTCTTTGAGATAGTTCATGTTGGTACCGTAGTTCCAACCGCCATCATCCGGCATGTAGTGCCATGGATAATTAGCGACCCGCGTAAGGATGCTCTCAAGAGCTTCATCTGGGACGTGGAAGGTGAACGGTGTCAACTTGGGATTGGTCTTTATTCGATCCAACAAAAGGCAGCCTCCTAAAACCGAGCTAATTAGATCAAAGGCCTTTTTGCCCTTGCATATAGAAACCCAGTTAACTGGAAACGAGGACTTGCCACGAGAGACAGGTGCGGCCTTTCGAAGGGACAGTTGGATTTCACCTAAAAAGGAAGCTACAGTGCAGCCAGAACTTCTTCAGCGATAATTCGGACGCCCGCTTCAAGTTTGGACACCGGGACATAGGCAAATCCCAAGCGGAAGCTTCTGTTATTGTCATAGTTGAGGAAGTAGTCCCGCCCCCTGTCAACCAAGACACCGCGTGCGCGCAGGCGCAGAGCCAATTCCGCTGCATCAAACCCCTCAGGACCCGTCAGCCAGAACGATGTCCCACCCTTGGACGCGGTTCGCTGCAACATGCCGAGATGATTGCTCAGGGCTGTGGTCATTGCGTGCCAGCGTTTTTCATAACGCCGCTCGATATTGCGCAGATGGGCATCATAGTGGCCCAATCGGAAGAACAGAGCCAGGATTTCCTGAACGATGGTCGGCGGGTGCCGCATCATTACACCGCGTGCAACGCGTGCCTCGCGAATAATGTCCCGATGGGCGACTATAAAACCAAGCCTGAGACCAGGAGATACAGTTTTTGACAGGCTACCGACGTAGATAACACGGCCGGATTGATCCATCGAACGCAAGGACGGTGAAGATTTGGTGACATAATTCATCTCTGCTTCGTAATCATCCTCGATGATCATGAAGTCCTTCGCAGATGCCGTTTTTATCAGTTCTTCGCGCCGCGCCGAACTCATCGTCACCATTGTCGGGAACTGGTGGCTGGGTGTGGTAAAGACCAGTTGACATCCCTTGGGGATGGCCGATGGGATCAGCCCATCCTTGTCGACAGGAACGCCAATTAATTCGTTGCCAGACAAACGGAAGGCGTTGCGCGCGCCAAAGAAGCCGGGATCTTCGAGCGCCACGGGCTTCCTGTTCGGCGCGAATATGGTGCCAAGTATGAAGAGTGCATTTTGCGAGCCAAGCGTTATCAGGATCTCGTCCTCTTCGGCATAGATGCCGCGTGTGTTCAGCAACCTTTGCCGCAGTTGCTGGATAAGTTGGGGGCTGTCACTTTCGACAGAATCGTTGGCCCAAGTAGGCATCTGTTTGCGCCCCAAAGCCTGTCTTGTGCACTCGCGCCAGCTATCGACGGGGAACAGTTCAGGGTCGATCTGGTTATAGATAAATGGGTACGGATAGCTGTTCCAGTCCAGAGGATTGACCACGGGCATCAGATTATTGGGCTGAAAAACAACTGGGCAGGGAGCGATAGTGTTGTTGTCTGCTTTGATCTCGCTTGCCTTTTTCAAAGAGACCATTTGCGGATTCACAAAATAGCCAGAGCGGTCGCGGGAAATCAGAAGTTCCAAGTCGATCAAACGGTTGTAAGCCGCGAAAACCGTGTTTCGTGAAACTCCAAACTGCTCTGCGAGTTCGCGGCAAGAGGGAAGTGGGCGCCCCGGTGCCAACGACTCAGCGGTAATCGCGGCGCTCACTACCTCGCATATCTGATCGCGCAGGCTCAGCGTCGAACTCTTCGGTAGCCTTAGAAATTTTGGGGCGGTTAAACTCAACGAGGCGACTCCCTGCCAAAGTGGCTTACCATGGCTTTGCACCTTACCCGGCTTTCTGGCTTCCGCTCAAGTTTATGCCGCTCTGTCCTCTTCATTCACTTCATCTGTCACTTTCAAAGAAGACCACGGCGGTAAACAGTGCACCCAAGAAATCTCTGTCAAAGGAAGGTGAAAACATGAAAACGAAAACCGTAGGAAAACTTTTTGCAATTGCAACTGCCATGGCTGTATCGGCGCAGGGTGCTAGCGCAGAAATGGTGTTGAAGCTGGGCACCGTTGGTCAGTTGGGCATGCCCATCGGCGATGGGATCGAACAGGCGCTGATGCCGACACTGGAAGAAGTGTCCGGCGGTCAGATGCGGATTGAGCCACACTATCGCAGTTCGCTGTGCGGTGAGCAGACTTGTGGCGAGCAGGCCAATCAAGGGCTGATACAACTCTGGACCAGCTCGACCGCCAACTTTCAAAGCTTTGGTACTTCGCTGTCGATCTTTGATTTGCCCTACATTTTTAAGTCCGCAGCAGACGCGGACAGAATTTCTTCCGAATGGTTGGCAAAGAAGCAATGTGAAATCGCCGCTGAAGAGTCTGGCCACGTCTGCCTGACTGTCTATTCAAGCGGTGGATTTCGTCAGCTCGGAAATGCCCTGCGTCCCGTGCATGTGCCCTCGGACATGGAGGGCATCAAATGGCGCGTCACCAAAAGCCCGATTGAATACACTCTGATCAGCAATTGGGGTGCCGTGCCGGTCCCATATGACTGGACCCAGCTTTATCAAGGCCTTCAGACCGGTGTTGTCTCGGGTCAGTATGTGGCGACTCCTTGGCAGGAAATCGCGAAGCTACACGAAGTTGCCAAGTTCTTTACCGAAATCAATGGTTCGTGGTCTGGCAACCAGTTGTCGATGGACAAACGCCAGTATGACGCGCTGACCGATCAAGAGCGCGAATGGCTCCACACCGCCGCTGATGCATTTGGTCAAAGCCAGCAGGAACTTGACCGCAAGTGGGTTGCCGACGGCGAGGCCATAATCAAGGCAGCAGTTACGGAGTGGTATGTTCCAACCGAGGAAGAAATCGCGTTGTGGCGCGCAGGTGCAGTCGATGCCTGGATCAATGCCAAAGGCACATTCGATCCTGAAACGGCCACTCGCGTTCTCGAAGAGCAGGGGATGAATGATTTCATCGCTCAATTGAAAGAAGCCGGGGCACTCTAGGGCCTTCAACACTAAACGCGGCGTGGAACTCTAGTTCTGCGCCGCGAAATTCGCTCACCCCATTTCAATTCGCCAAACTGAACAGGAACAAGGCCACGATGGAAAGCATAGTGCTCATGATCGTTCTGGTGATGCTGATATTGCTCGGCGCACCTGTTGGATTCACACTGATCATGATCCCGGTGGTCTACATCCTGCTCACCGACGCAGCGCCGATGATCCTGATCCCCAGTCAGATGTTCAGCGCTATCGACTCGGTTCCACTTACAGCCATTCCGTTTTTCATGTTGACTGGTGAATTAATGACCAGTGCTACGATCACGGACAGGTTGGTCGAGCTAAGCCGTCGCCTGATCGGGCGTGCGCGGGGTAGCTTGGCGCAAGTCAATGTTCTAGTCAGCATGTTTTTTGCGGGCATGAACGGATCGGTCGTCGCTGACACAGCTACCGTCGGGTCCCTGCTGGTGCCCGCGATGAAAAAGGCAGGCTACCCTCCAGCGTTTGCCGCGGCGATCACGGCGGTCAGTTCCACCATCGGTGGAATTATCCCGCCCTCGATCATGATGATCGTGCTCGCGAATGCGGGTGGCATTTCCGTAGGTGCCCTTTTTGCGGCTGGAATCATTCCGGGCCTCCTGATCGGCGCGCTGCTGATGGTTATCAACTACATCATCGCGCGCCGCAATAACTTTGAGCGGAGCGAGGAGCCATTCAGCCTCAAAGCGGTGATGGTCGTGGGCTACAAGTCCTCTTTTGCGCTGCTTATTCCGGTTGTTCTGGTCGGATCTGTCGTGTTTGGTATTGCAGGGGTGGTCGAAGCAGGTGCACTGACGGCTACCATTGCGCTGGCTGTTGGGCTTTTCGTCTATCGCACTATTACCTGGACAAATTGCAAGAGCGCCTTTGTCCGAGCCTTTCGCAATTCGGCAATGGTGTTTATCATCATCGCGGCCTCTGGTCCATTCAGCTGGTTGCTGACCTCAATGGGGGCGATCAACGATCTCGAGCAATGGCTTCTGAGTTATACTCACAACCCACTATTGTTCGCGTTCGTCCTGGTTCTATTTATCTGTCTTTTGGGCATGGTAATGGACTCAGCGGCTAATATCATCGTCGTAGGGCCGGTGCTTGTAGATGTCATGGTGAAGGCAGGTTATCCGGATGTGCAGGCGGCACTGGTCGTGGTTGTCGGTTTCTTGATCGGCTCGGTGACGCCTCCTGTCGGAGTGGCGTTCTTCACGGCCGGAGCAATCGCGAACGTCAGACTTGAGAAGGTCGCAGTTGCGATGCTGCCTTACCTCGTTGCGCTCTTCGCGCTGCTATTCGTGTTGATTGTTGTACCCGACATTACGATGTTCCTGCCGAAAGCTTTGGGGTTCGTGAAATGACACTTAATCACGTCTATATGCCCACCCTTATCGCCATCACAGCTATGATCTTGGGGGCTTCCCGATGCTAACCGCCTTCAAGTTCATCGACCGCGCTGTCAAGAAAACCCTCACTGCTTTCTGCGCTGTTCTGCTGCTGCTGATGGTTGCTTTCACGGTCTACACCGTCGTCATGCGTTATGTATTTGAAAATCCGCCTGTCTGGGGGGACCTTTTGACGGTTCTTAGCAATATCTGGCTGGTTTTCATCGCCCTTGCGCTGACAGTTCGCGACAGGGACCATATCGCCCTAGACCTGATATATTCTTGGCTACCGATCAAAGTCGCCTTCGTCATTCAACAATTTTGGTCTGTGGTGATCTTCGGGCTGGGTATCGTGATGATCATCTACGGGGTTGAAGCTGTTTCCACGATGGGCG
Protein-coding sequences here:
- a CDS encoding YeiH family protein, translating into MQPVVPALKILQRFSAFTRENGQGFLVSFVVAAAAQFLSEHYGAPAMLMALLLGIAFNFLGEDGACKAGVAFTSRTVLRLGVALMGARISLDLMVGLGFDLIALVVVGVIVTIFFGLLGARLLNRGWRFGLLTGGSVAICGASAAMAISAVLPKNEQSERNLIFTVLSVTVLSTIAMIVYPILCELFAFSPEVAGVFLGGTIHDVAQVVGAGFSVSDQTGEVATLVKLIRVATLAPVVLVISVLVRRSATAQESDETRPPILPLFVIGFLIFAAMNSVGLIAASIVNAMSSLSRWALLVSIAAVSIKTSLKRIFDVGSQAIILIIAETIFIGAFVLLGVLLL
- a CDS encoding TRAP transporter small permease, with amino-acid sequence MLTAFKFIDRAVKKTLTAFCAVLLLLMVAFTVYTVVMRYVFENPPVWGDLLTVLSNIWLVFIALALTVRDRDHIALDLIYSWLPIKVAFVIQQFWSVVIFGLGIVMIIYGVEAVSTMGGKYWEMWYFAWEDGSFVYKPNYMPKSYAISIVPISGFLVSVAALASILEDSLRLKAGIYEHASDFDASEGPDPS
- a CDS encoding BLUF domain-containing protein; this encodes MHFLIYTSTASPLMSDLKLTDLLAHSRIRNSNDELTGMLLYKDGSFMQVLEGEKQKVLSTFSRIQKDTRHKDIFLLREREMDGRNFDGWSMGFRSVKTLDLKNEPAFSQLSGELFSSRTYSDNPHIALKLLKSFHQNTR
- a CDS encoding epoxide hydrolase family protein gives rise to the protein MLDRIKTNPKLTPFTFHVPDEALESILTRVANYPWHYMPDDGGWNYGTNMNYLKELCAYWVDGFDWRAQEARINSFSHFKTPVDDIDMHFIYEPGSGPNPMPLMISHGWPGSVAEFFHLIEPLAHPERFGGDVSDAFTVIAPSLPGFGFSERPPRPYGPRKMASVINSLMTDTLGIDGYLAQGGDWGGAICSWLGYDHAPACSAIHINVLTMRHPDGTQTPEEVAWEEQFDRDQIMQNGYRTQQATRPQTLSYAMMDSPVGIAAWLVEKFHDWSDVPVGGIENAHSKDELLTNIMIYITTRTFNSASWIYYGRREEGGRILSPEGARVEVPTGCAVFPKEMLRWPPRSYAERIYDIQHWTEMPRGGHFAAMEEPEMLLNDIRTFARSLRK
- a CDS encoding aldehyde dehydrogenase gives rise to the protein MTLTHSEFQAIAAKLTPSGQAYIDGKFCDAADGDKFNTINPATGQVLAEVAHCKSADVDRAVAAARRVFNDGTWSRAEPEHRKEVLLKVAALVRKHTNELAVLESLDTGKTITDCLHEIGTDVPKFFQWYAELADKTFGKIAPTGPGAMGLITHEPAGIAGAVLPWNFPLVMAAWKIAPALTVGCSAVIKPAEQTPLTTIRLAQLMEEAGVPPGVINIIPGYGHTAGKAIGLHNDIDTLSFTGSTEVGRMFMRYSGDSNLKGVGLEMGGKSPFIVLDDAPITDDLIEHAAMSAFWNGGQNCSANMRQLIAAPLVEEFTARVCERVKAFRLGDPLDPSTDIGSMITKDHKTMVMDYIQSGMDQGARKIMGGNSDLPGFFIEPTVFEAVTPDMKIAREEIFGPVLGIMSVRSDAEALAIASDTEYGLHATVFTRDIDRALHMARSLPCGTVSVNGFSEGDIKTPFGGYKMSGSLARDNGTEALAQYMQTKTIWITT
- a CDS encoding TRAP transporter substrate-binding protein — encoded protein: MGRLNSTRRLPAKVAYHGFAPYPAFWLPLKFMPLCPLHSLHLSLSKKTTAVNSAPKKSLSKEGENMKTKTVGKLFAIATAMAVSAQGASAEMVLKLGTVGQLGMPIGDGIEQALMPTLEEVSGGQMRIEPHYRSSLCGEQTCGEQANQGLIQLWTSSTANFQSFGTSLSIFDLPYIFKSAADADRISSEWLAKKQCEIAAEESGHVCLTVYSSGGFRQLGNALRPVHVPSDMEGIKWRVTKSPIEYTLISNWGAVPVPYDWTQLYQGLQTGVVSGQYVATPWQEIAKLHEVAKFFTEINGSWSGNQLSMDKRQYDALTDQEREWLHTAADAFGQSQQELDRKWVADGEAIIKAAVTEWYVPTEEEIALWRAGAVDAWINAKGTFDPETATRVLEEQGMNDFIAQLKEAGAL
- a CDS encoding TRAP transporter large permease; this translates as MIVLVMLILLGAPVGFTLIMIPVVYILLTDAAPMILIPSQMFSAIDSVPLTAIPFFMLTGELMTSATITDRLVELSRRLIGRARGSLAQVNVLVSMFFAGMNGSVVADTATVGSLLVPAMKKAGYPPAFAAAITAVSSTIGGIIPPSIMMIVLANAGGISVGALFAAGIIPGLLIGALLMVINYIIARRNNFERSEEPFSLKAVMVVGYKSSFALLIPVVLVGSVVFGIAGVVEAGALTATIALAVGLFVYRTITWTNCKSAFVRAFRNSAMVFIIIAASGPFSWLLTSMGAINDLEQWLLSYTHNPLLFAFVLVLFICLLGMVMDSAANIIVVGPVLVDVMVKAGYPDVQAALVVVVGFLIGSVTPPVGVAFFTAGAIANVRLEKVAVAMLPYLVALFALLFVLIVVPDITMFLPKALGFVK
- a CDS encoding PLP-dependent aminotransferase family protein translates to MSLTAPKFLRLPKSSTLSLRDQICEVVSAAITAESLAPGRPLPSCRELAEQFGVSRNTVFAAYNRLIDLELLISRDRSGYFVNPQMVSLKKASEIKADNNTIAPCPVVFQPNNLMPVVNPLDWNSYPYPFIYNQIDPELFPVDSWRECTRQALGRKQMPTWANDSVESDSPQLIQQLRQRLLNTRGIYAEEDEILITLGSQNALFILGTIFAPNRKPVALEDPGFFGARNAFRLSGNELIGVPVDKDGLIPSAIPKGCQLVFTTPSHQFPTMVTMSSARREELIKTASAKDFMIIEDDYEAEMNYVTKSSPSLRSMDQSGRVIYVGSLSKTVSPGLRLGFIVAHRDIIREARVARGVMMRHPPTIVQEILALFFRLGHYDAHLRNIERRYEKRWHAMTTALSNHLGMLQRTASKGGTSFWLTGPEGFDAAELALRLRARGVLVDRGRDYFLNYDNNRSFRLGFAYVPVSKLEAGVRIIAEEVLAAL